The Oncorhynchus nerka isolate Pitt River linkage group LG5, Oner_Uvic_2.0, whole genome shotgun sequence nucleotide sequence agggggatacggagggagggaggcaggggagaggagggagggagggaggaaggaggggagagggtgggaggaaggaggggggtggggaggaggggggtagggaggagaggagggaaggagtggagggagggagaagaggaagaggagagaaggagggaggaggggagaggaagatagggatgggggagaggtgagtagggaggacaggaggaaaggaagagggagggagggggagaagagagagggaagagggggaggggagagatggagagtaggggggagaggagaggagggagggaggaggggaaatgagcgagggaggggagaggagtggaaaggcgaggagaggagggagggagggaggggtgaagtAAAGAGACAGattaagggacagagacaggtagagagaaagacagacagagggaaaagGGTAAAGAGGAAGGTACAGAGGAAGAGCGTTTGCATTGCGGTTGAGAAGTAGTGAGGTGCTACAGGTGGGTCTACTGTGATCACACGGTTAgatggctggagggagggaggggtgaggaagaGGCAGATGATATCAACATcatcaatcatcatcatcatggtaTCACAGTTTCCTACCCtgtgtcctctgttctctctcttataTCTTAACAGTGTTGTTGGAGTACAGGCCGTAGCTCTGCAGCTCTGTGTAAGGAGCGGTAGCGCCCCCTGTGTCTAAGGCTGAGCACTGAAAGGTCTGAGCGGCGGATGCGGCGGCAGCTCGCGCGGTGGACACCTTCATTCTCTGAGACTCGGTTCGCGACTTGTAGCAGAACTCCACCAACGCCACCAGCATGGCCAGGCCCAGCCCTCCAATCAGAATGTAGAACACTCCGGCCACGTTGCTCAGGCTCAATGCACTTGTCTTATCCTGGGGGGGAGAGACGGGGTAAGacggagagatgggaggacacacacacacgcacacacaccttacacacacacattgtacactgtacacacattacacacacattacatagacacacattacacacacacacaatgacaccatacatagaaaacatgtaaaaacacacagaaacagcaTGCACAGAGCCAAACAGATGTggtacacacgcgcacacacacacacagacacacacacacgcgcacacacacacacagacacacacacacgcgcacacacacagacacgcgcacacacacacacagacacacacacacgcacacagacacacacacacgcgcacacacacacacagacacacacgcgcacacacacacagacacacacacacagacgcacacacgcgcgcacacacacacagacacacacacgcgcacacacacacagacacacatgcgcgcacacacacagacagacacaattgTGTCAGGACTCCCAGAAAACACATAACAGTTCTGCCCTGCTTAGTTAACTAACCCAAACCCTGCTTAGTTAACTAACCCAAACCCTGCTTAGTTAACTAACCCAAACCCTGCTTAGTTAACTAACCCAAAACCTGCTTAGTTAACTAACCCAAACCCTGCTTAGTTAACTAACCCAAACCCTGCTTAGTTAACTAACCCAAACCCTGCTTAGTTAACTAAACCAAAACCTGCTTAGTTAACTAACCCAAACGAAATACAGGTAGACAAGATAGTATTCACTAAACAACACGTGCAACTTCACACTACTAATATAACACACTGGCTTCATTAAGACACTAAGTTGACCTAGTAAATAACCCACTCACTCCGTACTCAGACACAGATAATACTTGAAGAGCAAGTCTAACGTTATATACATTGCCTTTCTTTATTTCTGAGGGGGTTTAGATAAAGTGCATTTTTCATGACAATAAAACTTGAGTCAAATCCTCAAAAGATCCATGCATCCATGCAGCATTAATTTAACAGGCAGAGTCTAAATGCACTTTAACCCACATATTGTGTGGTGGCCCGTTATCATgttggtctacagtatatatccatCTAGAATATTATAGTATATGTATTCTCTACTTCTATCAGATAAACTCTGGTTATCATGATGGGGTTGTGGGTTAAGGAGGGTTGAGGCCGCTGCTTCATTCTCAGTGGTGAGAAACCATGCTGGTCAAGACAATCAGATCATTATCAAACTCCCTGATTCTGCTTTAGGGTTATGCAGGCTG carries:
- the LOC135571767 gene encoding glutamate receptor 2-like yields the protein MLCYLCYGPALSWVWCTCRIPVNLAVLKLNEQAVLDKLKNKWWYDKGECGSNDSGRKDKTSALSLSNVAGVFYILIGGLGLAMLVALVEFCYKSRTESQRMKVSTARAAAASAAQTFQCSALDTGGATAPYTELQSYGLYSNNTVKI